A single window of Nitrospinaceae bacterium DNA harbors:
- a CDS encoding hypothetical protein (frameshifted, insertion at around 5233) translates to MARRYYDVQLGEKPPKAKPFKGVASGILEIVTRFDTDTFRTVYAVKIGRRVYVLHAFQKKAPKGKKTAKLDVEMITRRYKKAVQREKEQK, encoded by the coding sequence TTGGCGCGGCGTTATTATGATGTGCAATTAGGTGAGAAACCACCAAAAGCCAAACCATTCAAAGGAGTGGCCAGTGGAATTTTAGAAATCGTCACCCGCTTTGATACCGACACGTTTCGGACCGTCTATGCAGTCAAGATTGGGCGAAGGGTGTATGTCCTGCATGCCTTTCAAAAGAAAGCGCCGAAGGGCAAGAAAACAGCGAAGCTGGATGTGGAAATGATTACACGGCGGTATAAGAAAGCGGTGCAGCGAGAAAAGGAACAAAAATGA